One window of the Paenibacillus beijingensis genome contains the following:
- a CDS encoding ABC transporter substrate-binding protein: MMAKWVTTKRSRAALLIIMTIIAALALAGCGSKAGSNNAEQTNSKPAEDAAAATNNDGQARVVKHAMGETEIKGTPQRVVVLTNEGTEAVLALGVKPAGAVKSWTGDPWYDHIKQDMEGVTVVGEESQPNLELIAGLKPDLIIGNKMRQEKVYEQLKAIAPTVMSEDLRGNWKNNFKLYAEALGKSAEGGELLAAFDKRIEDFKTKAGDKVKETVSVVRFMAGKTRVYHTNTFSGIIFGQIGLARTEMTKNAKDTFVDEITKERLPEADADRLFYFTYDTGDGKGSETEQEWTGDALWKNLGAVKEGHVYKVDDAIWNTAGGIKAATLLLDQLYEIYGVTS; this comes from the coding sequence ATGATGGCAAAATGGGTAACGACAAAACGCAGCCGTGCGGCTTTGCTGATTATAATGACTATAATCGCGGCACTTGCTCTAGCGGGATGCGGAAGCAAAGCAGGTTCCAATAATGCGGAGCAGACGAATTCCAAGCCGGCAGAAGACGCGGCAGCTGCCACAAACAATGACGGACAGGCTCGCGTTGTAAAGCATGCTATGGGGGAGACGGAAATCAAAGGAACGCCGCAGAGAGTAGTGGTGCTGACGAATGAAGGAACCGAAGCTGTCTTGGCGCTCGGTGTGAAACCGGCAGGCGCGGTTAAATCATGGACAGGCGACCCTTGGTACGATCATATTAAACAAGATATGGAAGGCGTTACCGTTGTCGGCGAAGAAAGCCAGCCGAACCTGGAGCTGATCGCCGGCTTGAAGCCGGACCTTATCATCGGCAACAAAATGCGTCAGGAAAAAGTATACGAGCAGCTGAAAGCGATCGCTCCGACCGTTATGTCCGAAGATTTGCGCGGTAATTGGAAGAACAACTTTAAACTGTATGCGGAAGCGCTCGGCAAATCGGCCGAAGGCGGGGAGCTGCTGGCGGCGTTCGACAAACGGATTGAAGATTTCAAGACGAAAGCCGGCGACAAAGTGAAAGAGACAGTCTCCGTCGTTCGTTTCATGGCCGGCAAAACGCGTGTTTATCACACGAATACATTCTCGGGAATTATTTTTGGTCAAATCGGTCTTGCCCGTACGGAGATGACCAAGAACGCCAAAGATACGTTTGTCGATGAAATTACGAAGGAACGGCTGCCGGAAGCGGATGCCGACCGCCTGTTCTATTTCACGTACGATACGGGCGATGGCAAAGGGAGCGAGACCGAACAGGAATGGACGGGCGATGCGCTGTGGAAAAACCTGGGGGCCGTCAAAGAAGGTCATGTCTACAAAGTGGATGATGCGATTTGGAACACTGCGGGCGGTATTAAAGCGGCAACCCTGCTGCTTGACCAGCTGTATGAGATTTACGGGGTAACGTCATAA
- a CDS encoding FecCD family ABC transporter permease — protein sequence MKIAGLVVSLFALAAAILCSIAFGVTDIPLRVVWDSFTHPNASNEHLIIRTTRVPRALIAASAGAALAVAGAVMQVMTRNPIASPSTLGVNSGAAFFVILAAGWLGVSGLHSLTWAAMIGAAVSGAIVFLLGSIGRDGMSPVKITLAGASMAAFFYSLTQGLMLSDGKMFDQVLVWLVGSVAGRDMNQLSFAWPYLGTGMLLALLLSRHLNVLAMGEDIAQGLGQRTAHIKILAAAAVILLAGSSVAVAGPIAFVGIIIPHVVRYAVGNDYRWILPFSAVLGGILLVTADLGSRYIAMPKEVPVGVMTAIIGVPFFVYIARKGRRT from the coding sequence ATGAAAATTGCGGGGCTCGTCGTTTCGCTGTTCGCGCTGGCCGCCGCCATCCTATGCAGCATCGCTTTCGGCGTAACGGATATTCCGCTCCGGGTCGTTTGGGATTCGTTCACTCATCCGAATGCGAGTAATGAGCATTTGATTATTCGTACAACCCGGGTGCCGCGCGCGCTCATCGCTGCCTCCGCAGGCGCCGCTCTGGCCGTTGCCGGTGCGGTGATGCAGGTCATGACCCGCAATCCGATCGCTTCTCCGAGCACGCTTGGCGTTAACTCCGGCGCCGCTTTTTTTGTTATTTTGGCAGCGGGATGGCTTGGCGTGTCCGGGCTGCATTCATTGACATGGGCGGCAATGATCGGTGCAGCGGTCAGCGGGGCCATTGTTTTTCTGCTTGGCAGTATCGGAAGAGACGGCATGTCACCGGTTAAAATTACGCTGGCTGGAGCCTCAATGGCCGCTTTTTTTTACTCGTTGACCCAAGGATTGATGCTCTCCGACGGCAAAATGTTCGACCAAGTGCTTGTATGGCTGGTCGGATCGGTCGCAGGACGCGACATGAACCAGCTTAGTTTCGCATGGCCGTATTTGGGTACAGGAATGCTACTTGCGCTGCTGCTTTCAAGGCATTTGAATGTACTGGCTATGGGCGAGGATATTGCGCAGGGACTCGGCCAGCGCACCGCCCATATTAAAATTTTGGCGGCTGCGGCGGTCATTCTGCTCGCTGGAAGTTCGGTCGCGGTGGCAGGCCCGATCGCTTTTGTCGGCATCATTATCCCCCATGTAGTGCGCTATGCGGTCGGTAACGATTACCGCTGGATTTTGCCGTTCAGCGCGGTACTTGGCGGGATACTGCTCGTTACGGCCGATTTAGGCTCCCGCTACATCGCAATGCCGAAGGAAGTGCCTGTCGGTGTGATGACCGCGATTATCGGCGTACCGTTCTTCGTATACATCGCCAGGAAAGGCAGACGAACTTAA